From the genome of Glycine soja cultivar W05 chromosome 14, ASM419377v2, whole genome shotgun sequence:
TTGTGGGACATCGTgagctattaatttttttgataccAAAACATgtataacatgaaaataatttaacttaaatatatgTGTTTTTCACCAAATCATATGTTCCTTACGGATTTTCAATCAGAAACCCTCATATACATTCGTAACATGCTTGTAGATTACAAATTATCAATCCGTATCGGGCTTACAGATTCATAATCGAAAAATCCGATAttgattgttaaaaaatggtttacaacaaaattttatattaatgggCCATGAAACTCTCGAATGTGACacaaaatcattattaatatcATGCTCTAACTAACATAATTGGCCAATGAGATTACTGCTTTTAATTAATGTCAATAATATATAGCACTAGATTTTGTAATGTTAGAGAGTTACGAATTGGCAGACCATACGAGGCTAACCATACAAGGCTTACGGATTTCCGATTATAAATCCGTAAGGCAAGACCATACCAATTGCCAACTCGTATTGGGCCTACGACAACTCATATTGGGCTTACAGGTTAGGGATTACAAAACCGTAAGCCCAatacagattgtcaatccgtatgggGTTAATGGATTCGTAATCCATAACCTTTTTATGGGTTCGTATGAGGTTtatggattgtcaatccataaGCCTCGTAAACTTGTAAATATGacagtttttaaataataattggcCATGTTGTTCATCcttaaaaatttgaagaaaaaaaacctaCTTCTTTATATATTCCATCgagcaattaaaaaatataaagcaatttaacataaaatagatattaaaaaatatttttgtgaataaATTTTCAAGAAAGAAATCAAGAAATTCATTTATTAGGTTCAATTTGGTCTAACGACTAAAAATCATGGTTaatataataatgttaaaaatttaacaaaataggtttaaattatttatgcacttaagttaatttttgtttgtttttttatttccaatttattttaatgattgtATTTTTTAGAAGTGAGaggttattttttcaaaattaaaaaatattgccacataattgtatattttttaagtgacGGTTACTCACACTACAATTAAGCGCAAATGGATCCAATGAAAAAGGACAATATGGTAATTAGCAACTTGGACAACTTTGTCATTCCACTCTTTTGCTACATGTgcaaaatgaaaagaatttaTGAAACAATTAACACAACCGGTTCCCACCTACTCATTGCATCGCTAGCTTTCAATCCAACGGTCCTAATTCCTTTCGTATGATGCGAAAGATGTTTCACTTACATACGTTAGACTCCGTCTTCAATCTAATATCAATTCGACCGAAGTTACATTTGGGTGTGATTTCATTAACTTGTTTTATACTTTGAGTACACGAAACAacttagggtgtgtttggtttgtattttcattttctgttttcattttctgaaaattattttcattttcaaaagattaaaattctgaaaatatgtttggtttgatttcttgttttctgctttcaagaaataaaaacactgaaaatgcgttttcaaaaggaaatgtatttttagatttgcttaaaattacattctttgtcaccgcgttttcattttacccaaaaaTGAGGTTCTTGATTTCAACTGAAAACACTGAAAAACGAGATTTTATTATTTGcagtctttgatttgtttgagaaaatattttcactgaaaatgaaaacagaaatccaatcaaacacatttccatcatcattttctatttaccataaaaataaaaacagaaaacaatcaAATTAAACACCTCTTAGTAATTCAATTTTATTCGAGTGACACTACGAATTCAATTCATAACATTATGTTCTCATAGCAGTCAAAGATAGATATAAGAGTTTTTAAGTAAATTAGtcagttttaaaaaaacattaatgtaCCTCCGGAGGTTCCTCACTATCGAAAGATATAGATAAGAAGAATCATTGTACATAGTTTTACCCTTATATATACAATGCCCGGAAGTTCCTTGTATGAAGGTATGAAGACAAGATCATTATAGGTAGTCTTATCCAAACATATAGAAAGAGGTTGTTTCCATATTCGCATCCATTCCCAATTGGTCACCAAGGTTCAAATTTACTAGTGTCATGGTTCGtcctttgaataaaattataaagaaaaaaaacttataagctataaactaattaaagtaacatatgaaaataaccaaaaagctattaaataaacttatattatcaaataagtttattttaattaaactagCTTATAAACTAGTCAAACTAGCTTATAAACTTATAAAGGGACTTGTGAAACACATGCTAGTTAGTTCACTTGAAATATGATGTTAAATCCCACCTCTCGTATATTGAAAAAAGCACAATAAATACAAAGATATTATTACAGTGAGGAGATGAAGAAAATCAAGTTTGATTTGATATGATCGTAGttgatttttattatgaaaaccaGATCATCATCTCACGCCTTAGATGCTGACCTCACAACCATTCGAGGCTTACCGACAAAGAAATTTGTAGAGGACTTAATTGTGTGCTACTTGCATAATGCATACCCTATTGATTTCAATAATTCATTCATGCTATACAACCAAGTAACGGACATGAAACACGACAAACTCTTTGCCCCAGTTTCTCTTTGTAATTTGAACCAATTAGGCTGGAAACCACTTATATCCAATGGAAACTAgtcatttaattttgttgtccctcttctgtttgtttttttactactttttctttttctttatcttcttaATGAAACATTAACTTTAACTAGCTAGCTAGTTTTAATCTTGGGAAGTCATGTTTTGGAAGAgtattaattaatagttttgATTCAAAGGAAAGAACCAAGAGAACCATTCAAGCATGGAGCCTAATCTGCTcaatcttcatttttatttaacaaaaatccATACTAAAAATTTGTTCATTCTAAGATTAATCTTATTTAGGAATGCTCATTCTTCCTACCAAATCCCTTCGTGTTAGCTCAAATTTCAAATCATAGACCCTAATTTATAGAATTCTTTACATATCATACTCAAGTTAATTTGATATCAGATTAAAATTAGTGTATAATCTTATAGATAAAACTGATTCATGATATTTCACTTCTAAATTATAACTCACACCCCTCTcccttaaaaaaatagtttacttCTGTAATCACATGGCACATAAGCCAAATCTGCCCTTTTCAGAGTTgaataagaacaaaaaactaGTGATTTAGAAAGTGAACCTAGtccacaaattattttactgcagTACTTAAGAGTAACACAACTTTTCATGCTGTAAATTTAACCACAATGTGACATCCTGTGAACCAAGCTTGTTTGGTCAGGACATTTACTTGGAAGTTTCTCCCTATTCTTTCTGGTCCTCTATTTAGATTTTCTAGATTCTACTTTAGTGGCTCCTAGTTCACTGCAGGCTCtagtaaaaaaacaacaacaattaataagCAAAGAATCTTGACAAGGgtaagtgagaaaaaaaaatccaagttaCTACTTACTATAGATAGTCCTAGTCTTTAACAACCACTAAGCAAGGAACCTATTATTTCAGAAGCATACAAAAACATCCAACTGTAACATTATCACCCTCTCTTCCACTCAATCAGATTTGCACATGATCGAGCCTCACAATTTGCCTTTAAATTGGTCCACCCCCCCTTGTCCTTCCCCATTGTGATTCATTTGCACATttggaaagtgttgtttttctttttttcatttgcaTTGCAAAGCAAAAACCTTGCAAATTGCAATGGCTTCCAACAAGGTTATTGCCACCATCTTGGTTCTTTCTCTCCTTGCCTACTCAACATCATTCACCAATGCATGTCGCACATGCCACCCAAAACCTACTCCTTCTCCCCCTCCTCCATCAGGGAAGTGCCCCAAGGACACATTGAAGCTAGGGGTGTGTGCTGATGTTCTAGGACttgttaatgttgttgttggttCCCCTGTCTCTAGCAAGTGTTGTGCATTGCTTGAAGGTTTGGCTGATTCGGAGGCTGCACTTTGCCTTTGCACTGCTATTAAGGCCAATGTTCTTGGAATCAACTTGAATGTGCCTATCACACTCAGTGTGCTACTCAGTGCTTGCCAAAAAACTGTTCCTGCT
Proteins encoded in this window:
- the LOC114382984 gene encoding 14 kDa proline-rich protein DC2.15-like, with amino-acid sequence MASNKVIATILVLSLLAYSTSFTNACRTCHPKPTPSPPPPSGKCPKDTLKLGVCADVLGLVNVVVGSPVSSKCCALLEGLADSEAALCLCTAIKANVLGINLNVPITLSVLLSACQKTVPAGFQCA